The Streptomyces phaeolivaceus genome has a window encoding:
- the sucD gene encoding succinate--CoA ligase subunit alpha — MAIYLTKESKVLVQGMTGGEGMKHTRRMLAAGTNVVGGVNPRKAGRTVDFDDRAVPVLGSVAEGIEVTGADVTVVFVPPAFAKAAVTEAADAGIGLAVVITEGIPVHDSVAFTAYARSKGTRIIGPNCPGLITPGQSDAGIIPADITKPGRIGLVSKSGTLTYQLMYELRDIGFSTCVGIGGDPVGGTTHIDCLAAFQDDPDTELIVLIGEIGGDAEERAAAYIRDHVTKPVVGYIAGFTAPEGRTMGHAGAIVSGSSGTAQAKKEALEAVGVRVGGTPTETARLVLAALEAGA; from the coding sequence ATGGCCATCTACCTCACCAAGGAGAGCAAGGTCCTGGTCCAGGGCATGACCGGCGGCGAGGGCATGAAGCACACCCGCCGCATGCTCGCCGCCGGCACGAACGTCGTCGGCGGCGTCAACCCTCGCAAGGCGGGCCGCACCGTCGACTTCGACGACCGTGCCGTCCCCGTCCTCGGCTCCGTCGCCGAGGGCATCGAGGTCACCGGCGCCGACGTGACCGTCGTCTTCGTCCCGCCCGCCTTCGCCAAGGCGGCCGTCACCGAGGCCGCAGACGCGGGCATCGGCCTCGCGGTCGTCATCACCGAGGGCATCCCCGTCCACGACTCCGTCGCCTTCACCGCGTACGCCCGGTCCAAGGGCACCCGGATCATCGGCCCCAACTGCCCCGGCCTGATCACCCCCGGCCAGTCCGACGCGGGCATCATCCCCGCCGACATCACCAAACCGGGCCGCATCGGCCTGGTCTCCAAGTCCGGCACCCTCACCTACCAACTCATGTACGAACTGCGGGACATCGGCTTCTCCACCTGCGTCGGCATCGGCGGCGACCCCGTCGGCGGCACCACCCACATCGACTGCCTCGCCGCCTTCCAGGACGACCCCGACACCGAACTGATCGTCCTCATCGGCGAGATCGGCGGCGACGCCGAGGAACGGGCCGCCGCGTACATCCGCGACCACGTCACCAAACCCGTCGTCGGCTACATCGCCGGATTCACCGCCCCCGAGGGCAGGACGATGGGCCACGCCGGGGCGATCGTCTCCGGCTCCTCCGGTACCGCGCAGGCCAAGAAGGAGGCCCTGGAAGCGGTCGGGGTGCGGGTCGGCGGCACACCCACGGAGACGGCCCGGCTCGTGCTGGCCGCCCTGGAAGCCGGGGCCTGA
- a CDS encoding OFA family MFS transporter translates to MATTDISTPVPYREVTDANGRMYRIGESDLDIMGRKRKWMVILPWVGMMGISSAEYAFASAEDTLHTAHSWSSAHIFWMLGVWVFFQAAVAFPAGKLRESGRLPARWAMMCGAVGTLLGYLSLAFAPHVIVAYIGFGMFSGMGAGMVYATCVNMVAKWYPERKGGKTGFVNGGFAYGSVPFVFIFTGYMDLTNFRWVLVAVGVFLASVVAVAGYFFRDPPKNWWPAEVDPLKKPTDARARRAMEKNPPAVHQYTPREAWRTGRVALMWFCLLCTSGVNIFGIAFQVPFGDEAGFAGGIVATAMSLKAIVNGTGRGVIGWLSDRYGRKQCLIFVCIVLGLSQYGILFSGNIGNLPLFLLFSSISGFGGGAIFPMFAAMTADYFGENNNASNYGLVYSSKLVSGLLGSGMGAVVVSAWDYSGAFVLAGTISLFAGCVATFLHPPGRPRPRRIAPNPRPLGDEVA, encoded by the coding sequence ATGGCAACAACTGACATCTCCACACCCGTCCCCTACCGGGAGGTGACGGACGCCAACGGCCGGATGTACCGGATCGGCGAGTCCGACCTGGACATCATGGGACGCAAACGCAAGTGGATGGTCATCCTGCCGTGGGTGGGCATGATGGGCATCAGCTCGGCGGAGTACGCGTTCGCGTCCGCCGAGGACACGCTGCACACCGCGCACAGCTGGAGCAGCGCGCACATCTTCTGGATGCTGGGCGTCTGGGTATTCTTCCAGGCGGCCGTGGCCTTCCCCGCCGGCAAGCTGCGGGAGAGCGGCAGGCTCCCGGCGCGCTGGGCGATGATGTGCGGCGCCGTCGGCACCCTGCTCGGCTATCTCTCGCTGGCGTTCGCGCCGCATGTGATCGTCGCCTACATCGGCTTCGGCATGTTCAGCGGCATGGGCGCGGGCATGGTCTACGCGACCTGCGTGAACATGGTCGCCAAGTGGTACCCGGAGCGCAAGGGCGGCAAGACCGGCTTCGTGAACGGTGGTTTCGCCTACGGTTCGGTGCCGTTCGTCTTCATCTTCACCGGCTACATGGACCTCACGAACTTCCGCTGGGTGCTCGTCGCGGTGGGTGTCTTCCTGGCCTCCGTCGTGGCGGTGGCGGGCTACTTCTTCCGGGACCCGCCGAAGAACTGGTGGCCGGCCGAGGTCGACCCGCTGAAGAAGCCCACCGACGCGCGCGCCCGGCGCGCGATGGAGAAGAACCCGCCCGCCGTGCACCAGTACACCCCCAGGGAGGCGTGGAGGACGGGCCGGGTGGCCCTCATGTGGTTCTGTCTGCTGTGCACCTCCGGTGTGAACATCTTCGGCATCGCGTTCCAGGTGCCCTTCGGTGACGAGGCGGGCTTCGCGGGCGGCATCGTGGCGACCGCGATGTCCCTGAAGGCGATCGTCAACGGCACCGGCCGCGGTGTCATCGGCTGGCTCTCCGACCGGTACGGCCGCAAGCAGTGCCTGATCTTCGTCTGCATCGTCCTCGGACTGTCGCAGTACGGCATCCTGTTCTCCGGGAACATCGGGAACCTGCCGCTCTTCCTGCTGTTCTCGTCCATCTCCGGCTTCGGCGGCGGCGCCATCTTCCCGATGTTCGCCGCGATGACCGCGGACTACTTCGGTGAGAACAACAACGCCTCCAACTACGGCCTGGTGTACTCGTCGAAGCTGGTGTCGGGTCTGCTCGGTTCCGGCATGGGCGCGGTCGTGGTCTCCGCCTGGGACTACTCCGGCGCGTTCGTCCTGGCCGGCACGATCTCCCTCTTCGCGGGCTGTGTGGCCACGTTCCTGCACCCGCCGGGGCGGCCCCGCCCCCGGCGCATCGCTCCCAACCCCCGTCCGCTCGGTGACGAAGTGGCCTGA
- the sucC gene encoding ADP-forming succinate--CoA ligase subunit beta yields the protein MDLFEHQARQLFEEHGILVPRAEVADSPKEAREIARRLGGRVVVKAQVKAGGRGKAGGVKLAADPAATELTARQILGMDIKGHTVHTVMVAEPVAIESEFYVSYVLDRAAGRFLAIASAEGGMEIEEVAATRPEAVARIPIDPAEGVTPAKAAEIADAAGLPAQTVDVLVRLWGVLTREDAVLVEVNPLVRTAQGRILALDGKVTLDDNASFRQTRWGDEGFAHDDPLEAAAAAKGLNYVKLDGEVGIIGNGAGLVMSTLDVVAGCGARPANFLDIGGGASAQIMADGLSVILSDPDVKSVLVNVFGGITACDAVADGIVRALDRVDLTKRLVVRLDGNNAARGRAVLDDRDHPLVHQATTMDGAARRAADLAHAN from the coding sequence ATGGACCTTTTCGAGCACCAGGCAAGGCAACTCTTCGAAGAACACGGCATCTTGGTGCCACGGGCCGAGGTCGCCGACTCGCCCAAGGAGGCCCGCGAGATCGCCCGCAGGCTGGGCGGACGCGTCGTCGTCAAGGCCCAGGTGAAGGCCGGCGGACGCGGCAAGGCGGGCGGGGTGAAGCTCGCCGCCGACCCCGCCGCCACCGAACTGACGGCACGGCAGATCCTCGGAATGGACATCAAGGGCCACACCGTCCACACGGTGATGGTCGCCGAACCCGTCGCGATCGAGAGCGAGTTCTACGTCTCGTACGTCCTCGACCGCGCGGCCGGCCGCTTCCTCGCGATCGCCTCGGCCGAGGGCGGCATGGAGATCGAGGAGGTCGCCGCGACCCGGCCGGAGGCCGTGGCCCGTATCCCCATCGACCCCGCCGAGGGCGTCACCCCGGCGAAGGCGGCCGAGATCGCCGACGCGGCGGGCCTGCCCGCGCAGACCGTCGACGTCCTCGTACGACTGTGGGGGGTGCTGACCCGCGAAGACGCTGTCCTCGTCGAGGTGAACCCCCTCGTCCGCACCGCACAGGGCCGGATCCTCGCCCTCGACGGCAAGGTCACCCTCGACGACAACGCGAGCTTCCGGCAGACCCGTTGGGGCGACGAGGGCTTCGCGCACGACGACCCGCTGGAGGCGGCAGCGGCGGCCAAGGGCCTCAACTACGTGAAGCTGGACGGCGAGGTCGGAATCATCGGCAACGGCGCCGGACTCGTCATGTCCACCCTCGACGTCGTCGCGGGCTGCGGCGCGCGCCCCGCGAACTTCCTCGACATCGGCGGCGGCGCCTCCGCCCAGATCATGGCCGACGGCCTCTCCGTCATCCTCTCCGACCCCGACGTGAAGTCCGTCCTCGTCAACGTCTTCGGCGGGATCACCGCCTGCGACGCGGTCGCCGACGGCATCGTGCGGGCCCTGGACAGGGTGGACTTGACCAAACGTTTGGTAGTCCGCCTGGACGGCAACAACGCCGCCCGCGGCCGGGCCGTCCTCGACGACCGCGACCACCCCCTCGTCCACCAGGCCACCACCATGGACGGCGCCGCGCGCCGCGCCGCCGACCTCGCCCACGCGAACTGA
- a CDS encoding acetate--CoA ligase family protein gives MAEDRVLRVRGLLDAVRAEGRSALTAPEGKVIADAYGIAVPGEELARDVDEAVSFAARFGGPVVMKIVSPDILHKTDAGGVIVGVEGAADVRAAFHTIVDNARAYAPDARIEGVQVQELLPKGQEVIVGAVTDQTFGKVVAFGLGGVLVEVLKDVTFRLAPVDADEALSMLDSIRAAEILRGVRGAPPVDRWAIAEQIRRVSELVADFPEIAEVDLNPVIATPEGAVAADIRVILAESVPKPRRTYTRDEILVSMRRLMQPSSVAVIGASNEQGKIGNSVMRNLIDGGFAGEIHPVNPKADDILGRKAYKSVTDVPGEVDVAVFAIPAKFVAAALEEVGRKGVPNAVLIPSGFAETGEHALQDEIVAIAERHGVRLLGPNIYGYYSTWQDLCATFCTPYDVKGGVALTSQSGGIGMAILGFARTTRTGVSAIVGLGNKSDLDEDDLLTWFGEDPHTECIAMHLEDLKDGRAFVEAARATVPKKPVVVLKAGRTAAGAKAAGSHTGALAGDDAVYEDVLKQAGVIRAPGLNEMLEYARALPVLPAPQGDNIVIITGAGGSGVLLSDAVTDNGLSLMEIPPDLDASFRTFIPPFGAAGNPVDITGGEPPSTYEATIRLGLEDPRVHALVLGYWHTIVTPPMVFAELTARVVAEFRERGIEKPVVASLAGDVEVEEACQYLFERGVVAYPYTTEKPVAVLGAKYRWARAAGLSGGRSMS, from the coding sequence ATGGCCGAAGACCGGGTGCTGAGGGTGCGTGGACTCCTCGACGCCGTACGGGCCGAGGGCCGCAGCGCGCTGACCGCGCCGGAGGGCAAGGTGATCGCCGACGCGTACGGGATCGCCGTACCCGGCGAGGAGTTGGCGCGGGACGTCGACGAGGCGGTGTCGTTCGCGGCGCGCTTCGGCGGACCCGTGGTGATGAAGATCGTGTCGCCGGACATCCTCCACAAGACCGACGCGGGCGGTGTGATCGTCGGAGTGGAGGGCGCAGCCGATGTGCGGGCCGCGTTCCACACGATCGTCGACAACGCGCGGGCGTACGCGCCGGACGCCCGTATCGAGGGTGTCCAGGTGCAGGAGCTGCTGCCGAAGGGGCAGGAGGTCATCGTCGGGGCGGTCACCGACCAGACGTTTGGGAAAGTCGTCGCCTTCGGGCTCGGCGGGGTGCTGGTCGAGGTCCTCAAGGACGTGACGTTCCGGCTCGCGCCGGTCGACGCGGACGAGGCGCTCTCCATGCTGGACTCGATCCGCGCGGCGGAGATCCTGCGCGGGGTGCGCGGGGCGCCTCCCGTGGACCGGTGGGCGATCGCCGAGCAGATCCGGCGGGTCTCCGAACTCGTCGCGGACTTCCCGGAGATCGCCGAGGTGGACCTCAACCCGGTGATCGCGACCCCGGAGGGGGCGGTCGCGGCGGACATCCGGGTGATCCTCGCGGAGTCGGTGCCGAAGCCCCGGCGGACGTACACCAGGGACGAGATCCTCGTCTCGATGCGCCGGCTGATGCAGCCCTCGTCGGTGGCCGTGATCGGGGCCTCCAACGAGCAGGGCAAGATCGGCAATTCGGTGATGCGCAACCTCATCGACGGCGGTTTCGCCGGGGAGATCCATCCGGTGAACCCCAAGGCCGATGACATCCTGGGCCGCAAGGCGTACAAGAGTGTCACGGACGTTCCCGGTGAGGTGGATGTGGCGGTCTTCGCGATCCCCGCCAAGTTCGTGGCCGCGGCGCTGGAGGAGGTGGGCCGCAAGGGCGTCCCCAACGCCGTACTGATCCCGTCGGGTTTCGCGGAGACCGGCGAGCACGCGCTCCAGGACGAGATCGTCGCCATCGCCGAACGGCACGGCGTCCGGCTGCTGGGGCCGAACATCTACGGCTACTACTCGACCTGGCAGGACCTCTGCGCCACGTTCTGCACGCCGTACGACGTCAAGGGCGGGGTGGCGCTCACCTCGCAGTCCGGCGGGATCGGGATGGCCATCCTGGGCTTCGCGCGGACCACGAGGACGGGTGTGTCGGCGATCGTCGGGCTCGGCAACAAGTCGGACCTGGACGAGGACGATCTGCTGACCTGGTTCGGCGAGGACCCGCACACCGAGTGCATCGCGATGCACCTGGAGGACCTCAAGGACGGGCGGGCCTTCGTGGAGGCCGCGCGGGCGACCGTCCCCAAGAAGCCGGTGGTGGTCCTGAAGGCGGGCCGTACGGCGGCGGGGGCGAAGGCGGCGGGGTCGCACACGGGCGCGCTGGCGGGCGACGACGCCGTGTACGAGGACGTCCTCAAGCAGGCCGGTGTCATCAGGGCCCCTGGGCTGAACGAAATGCTTGAGTACGCGCGCGCGTTGCCGGTGCTTCCGGCTCCCCAGGGCGACAACATCGTGATCATCACGGGCGCGGGCGGCAGCGGCGTACTGCTGTCGGACGCGGTGACGGACAACGGGCTCTCCCTGATGGAGATCCCGCCGGACCTGGACGCGTCCTTCCGGACGTTCATCCCGCCGTTCGGGGCCGCCGGCAACCCGGTCGACATCACCGGGGGCGAGCCGCCGTCGACGTACGAGGCGACGATCCGGCTGGGCCTGGAGGACCCGCGCGTCCACGCGCTCGTCCTCGGCTACTGGCACACCATCGTCACTCCCCCGATGGTCTTCGCGGAGCTGACCGCGCGCGTGGTGGCCGAGTTCCGGGAGCGCGGCATCGAGAAGCCCGTGGTCGCGTCTCTCGCGGGCGATGTCGAGGTGGAGGAGGCCTGCCAGTACCTCTTCGAGCGGGGGGTCGTGGCGTACCCGTACACGACCGAGAAGCCGGTGGCGGTGCTCGGCGCCAAGTACCGGTGGGCGCGGGCGGCGGGGTTGTCGGGGGGGCGGTCGATGAGCTGA
- a CDS encoding aldehyde dehydrogenase family protein, whose amino-acid sequence MASTLTLKSGSAWTDAWRRCLAVAPEAFRDDRVLNLWNGTWQADGRALPATTPVDGSPVDGPPRLDGTTAHRAVRASLDQHRAWRHVPLDERRARVAATLDALTQHRELLALLLVWEIGKPWRLARADVDRAIDGARWYVDGIEPMVEGRVPLDGPVSNIASWNYPMSALVHAMLVQALAGNAVIAKTPTDGGVACLTLAAAPATREGIPVTLVSGSGRELSEALVRAPEIGCVSFVGGRDTGAAVATAVADLGKRHVLEQEGLNTWGIWNHTDWDILTDVVPKLFDYGKQRCTAYPRFVVQRESFDDFLAAYLPAVRTLRVGHPLAVEHPDDPCPSLDFGPVINAAKAKELTDQVAEAVDRGAVPLHRGRLADARFLPGQDTGAYVRPVTLLNPPPSSPLHHAEPFGPVDRIVLVDTEAELLAAMNASNGALVATLSTDDRATYERLAPQTRAFKIGHGTPRSRGDREELFGGFGASWRGAFVGGELLVKAVTYGPAGERLPGNFPEYHLMPSAA is encoded by the coding sequence ATGGCATCCACCCTCACCCTCAAATCCGGCAGCGCCTGGACCGACGCCTGGCGGCGCTGTCTCGCCGTCGCCCCCGAGGCCTTCCGGGACGACCGGGTCCTCAACCTCTGGAACGGCACCTGGCAGGCCGACGGCCGGGCACTGCCCGCCACCACCCCCGTCGACGGCAGCCCCGTCGACGGCCCGCCCCGCCTGGACGGCACCACCGCTCACCGCGCGGTACGCGCCTCCCTCGACCAGCACCGGGCCTGGCGCCACGTCCCCCTCGACGAACGCCGCGCCCGCGTCGCCGCCACCCTCGACGCCCTCACCCAGCACCGTGAACTGCTCGCCCTGCTCCTCGTCTGGGAGATCGGCAAACCCTGGCGCCTCGCGCGGGCGGACGTGGACCGGGCCATCGACGGCGCCCGCTGGTACGTCGACGGCATCGAACCCATGGTCGAGGGGCGCGTCCCCCTCGACGGCCCGGTCTCCAACATCGCCAGCTGGAACTACCCGATGAGCGCGCTCGTCCACGCCATGCTGGTCCAGGCCCTGGCCGGCAACGCGGTCATCGCCAAGACGCCCACCGACGGCGGCGTGGCCTGCCTGACCCTGGCCGCCGCGCCCGCCACCCGCGAGGGCATCCCGGTCACCCTGGTCAGCGGCAGCGGACGCGAACTGTCCGAGGCACTGGTCCGCGCCCCCGAGATCGGCTGCGTCTCCTTCGTGGGCGGCCGGGACACCGGCGCCGCCGTGGCCACCGCCGTCGCCGACCTGGGCAAACGCCATGTCCTGGAACAGGAGGGCCTGAACACCTGGGGTATCTGGAACCACACCGACTGGGACATCCTGACCGACGTCGTCCCCAAGCTCTTCGACTACGGCAAACAGCGCTGCACCGCCTACCCGCGCTTCGTCGTGCAGCGCGAGTCCTTCGACGACTTCCTCGCCGCGTACCTCCCGGCGGTCCGCACCCTCCGCGTCGGCCACCCGCTGGCCGTGGAGCACCCCGACGACCCCTGCCCGAGCCTGGACTTCGGGCCCGTCATCAACGCCGCCAAGGCCAAGGAGCTGACCGACCAGGTCGCCGAGGCCGTCGACCGGGGCGCCGTCCCCCTGCACCGGGGCAGGCTCGCCGACGCGCGCTTCCTGCCCGGCCAGGACACCGGCGCGTACGTCCGGCCCGTCACCCTCCTCAACCCGCCGCCCTCCTCCCCGCTCCACCACGCGGAACCCTTCGGCCCGGTCGACAGGATCGTCCTGGTCGACACCGAGGCCGAACTGCTCGCCGCCATGAACGCCTCCAACGGCGCGCTCGTCGCCACCCTCTCCACCGACGACCGGGCGACGTACGAGCGGCTGGCACCCCAGACCCGGGCGTTCAAGATCGGCCATGGCACACCCCGCTCGCGCGGCGACCGCGAGGAACTCTTCGGCGGCTTCGGCGCGTCCTGGCGGGGCGCCTTCGTCGGCGGCGAGCTGCTGGTGAAGGCCGTGACCTACGGCCCGGCGGGGGAGCGGTTGCCGGGCAACTTCCCCGAGTACCACCTCATGCCCTCCGCGGCCTGA
- a CDS encoding thiamine pyrophosphate-binding protein, giving the protein MPDGNSQELISGGHLVAKALKAEGVEVIYTLCGGHIIDIYDGCVDEGIEVVDVRHEQVAAHAADGYARITGKPGCAVVTAGPGTTDAVTGVANAFRAESPMLLIGGQGAHTQHKMGSLQDLPHVDMMTPITKFAATVPDTARAADMVSMAFRECYHGAPGPSFLEIPRDVLDAKVPVEKARVPKAGAYRASTRSAGDPEAIEKLADLLVHAEKPAILLGSQVWTTRGTGSAIDLVRTLNIPAYMNGAGRGTLPPGDPHHFQLSRRYAFSHADVIVIVGTPFDFRMGYGKRLSPDATVVQIDLDYRTVGKNRDIDLGIVGDAGLVLKSVTEAASGRVNGGASRRKEWLDELRAAEQVAIEKRLPSLKSDASPIHPYRLVSEINDFLTEDSLYIGDGGDIVTFSGQVVQPKSPGHWMDPGPLGTLGVGVPFVLAAKKARPDKEVVALFGDGAFSLTGWDFETLVRYDLPFVGIIGNNSSMNQIRYGQAQKYGLERERIGNTLGDVHYDKFAQMLGGHGEEVRDPADIGPALRRARESGKPSLINVWVDPDAYAPGTMNQTMYK; this is encoded by the coding sequence ATGCCCGACGGCAACAGCCAGGAACTCATCTCCGGTGGTCACCTCGTCGCCAAGGCACTCAAAGCGGAGGGTGTGGAGGTCATCTACACCCTGTGCGGCGGCCACATCATCGATATCTACGACGGCTGCGTGGACGAGGGCATCGAGGTCGTCGACGTACGCCACGAGCAGGTCGCCGCCCACGCCGCCGACGGCTACGCCCGGATCACCGGCAAGCCCGGCTGCGCGGTCGTCACCGCCGGCCCCGGTACGACCGACGCCGTCACCGGTGTCGCCAACGCCTTCCGCGCCGAGTCCCCGATGCTGCTGATCGGCGGCCAGGGCGCGCACACCCAGCACAAGATGGGGTCCCTCCAGGACCTGCCGCACGTCGACATGATGACGCCGATCACCAAGTTCGCGGCGACCGTGCCGGACACGGCTCGCGCCGCCGACATGGTGTCGATGGCGTTCCGCGAGTGCTACCACGGCGCCCCCGGCCCCTCCTTCCTGGAGATCCCGCGTGACGTCCTCGACGCCAAGGTGCCCGTGGAGAAGGCACGGGTGCCGAAGGCCGGCGCCTACCGGGCCTCGACCCGCTCGGCCGGCGACCCCGAGGCCATCGAGAAGCTCGCCGATCTGCTGGTGCACGCCGAGAAGCCCGCGATCCTGCTGGGCAGCCAGGTGTGGACGACCCGGGGCACCGGGTCCGCCATCGACCTGGTGCGCACGCTGAACATCCCGGCGTACATGAACGGCGCGGGACGCGGCACCCTACCGCCCGGCGACCCGCACCACTTCCAGCTCTCCCGCCGGTACGCCTTCTCCCACGCCGACGTCATCGTCATCGTCGGTACGCCCTTCGACTTCCGCATGGGCTACGGCAAGCGGCTGTCGCCGGACGCGACCGTCGTGCAGATCGACCTCGACTACCGGACCGTCGGCAAGAACCGCGACATCGACCTCGGGATCGTCGGCGACGCGGGCCTCGTGCTCAAGTCGGTGACGGAGGCGGCCTCCGGACGCGTCAACGGGGGCGCGTCGCGGCGCAAGGAGTGGCTGGACGAGCTGCGCGCCGCCGAGCAGGTGGCCATCGAGAAGCGGCTGCCCAGCCTGAAGTCCGACGCCTCCCCGATCCACCCCTACCGGCTGGTCAGCGAGATCAACGACTTCCTCACCGAGGACTCCCTCTACATCGGCGACGGCGGCGACATCGTCACCTTCTCCGGGCAGGTCGTGCAGCCCAAGTCACCCGGGCACTGGATGGACCCGGGCCCCCTCGGCACGCTCGGCGTCGGCGTCCCCTTCGTGCTGGCCGCGAAGAAGGCGCGGCCCGACAAGGAGGTGGTGGCCCTCTTCGGTGACGGTGCCTTCTCCCTCACCGGCTGGGACTTCGAGACCCTCGTCCGCTACGACCTCCCCTTCGTCGGGATCATCGGCAACAACTCCTCCATGAACCAGATCCGTTACGGCCAGGCCCAGAAGTACGGCCTGGAGCGCGAGCGGATCGGCAACACCCTCGGCGACGTCCACTACGACAAGTTCGCCCAGATGCTGGGCGGTCACGGCGAGGAGGTCCGCGACCCCGCCGACATCGGCCCCGCGCTCCGGCGCGCCCGGGAGTCGGGCAAGCCGTCGCTGATCAACGTCTGGGTCGACCCGGACGCGTACGCCCCCGGAACCATGAACCAGACGATGTACAAGTGA
- the frc gene encoding formyl-CoA transferase: MTPIAGTSGAGTSAKALEGIRVLDMTHVQSGPSATQLLAWLGADVVKLEAPSGDITRKQLRDLPDVDSLYFTMLNCNKRSITLNTKTERGKEILTELIRRSDVMVENFGPGAVDRMGFTWDRIQEINPRIVYASIKGFGDGPYTNFKAYEVVAQAMGGSMATTGFEDGPPLATGAQIGDSGTGIHAVAGILAALYQRENTGRGQRVNVAMQHAVLNLCRVKLRDQQRLAHGPLREYPNDDFGDEVPRSGNASGGGQPGWAVKCAPGGPNDYVYVIVQPVGWQPMSELIGRPELADDPEWATPEARLPKLDKMFQLIEEWSSTLPKWEVLERLNAHNIPCGPILSTKEIIEDESLVSNEMVVTVPHPERGDFVTVGSPLKLSDSPVDVTSSPLLGEHNEEVYVGELGLGDEELRLLKSNGVI, translated from the coding sequence ATGACCCCTATCGCAGGAACGTCCGGCGCAGGAACGTCGGCCAAGGCTCTCGAAGGCATCCGTGTCCTGGACATGACCCACGTCCAGTCCGGCCCGTCCGCCACCCAACTGCTCGCCTGGCTGGGCGCGGACGTGGTGAAGCTGGAGGCGCCGAGCGGGGACATCACGCGCAAGCAGCTGCGCGACCTCCCGGACGTCGACTCCCTCTACTTCACGATGCTCAACTGCAACAAGCGGAGCATCACCCTCAACACCAAGACCGAACGCGGCAAGGAGATCCTCACCGAGCTGATCCGGCGCTCGGACGTCATGGTCGAGAACTTCGGACCCGGCGCGGTCGACCGGATGGGCTTCACCTGGGACCGTATCCAGGAGATCAATCCGCGTATCGTCTATGCCTCCATCAAGGGGTTCGGGGACGGTCCGTACACCAACTTCAAGGCGTACGAGGTCGTGGCGCAGGCCATGGGCGGGTCCATGGCGACCACCGGCTTCGAGGACGGGCCGCCGCTGGCGACGGGGGCCCAGATCGGGGACTCGGGCACGGGCATCCACGCCGTGGCGGGGATTCTCGCGGCGCTGTACCAGCGGGAGAACACCGGGCGTGGCCAGCGGGTCAATGTGGCCATGCAGCATGCCGTCCTCAACCTCTGTCGGGTGAAGCTGAGGGATCAGCAGCGCCTGGCACATGGCCCGCTCCGTGAATATCCCAACGACGACTTCGGCGACGAGGTTCCCAGGTCCGGGAACGCGTCCGGCGGCGGTCAGCCCGGCTGGGCCGTGAAGTGCGCGCCGGGCGGCCCGAACGACTACGTCTACGTCATCGTGCAGCCGGTGGGCTGGCAGCCGATGAGCGAGCTGATCGGCCGGCCCGAACTGGCGGACGACCCCGAGTGGGCGACGCCGGAGGCCCGGCTGCCCAAGCTCGACAAGATGTTCCAGCTGATCGAGGAGTGGTCCTCCACGCTGCCCAAGTGGGAGGTGCTGGAGCGGCTCAACGCCCACAACATCCCGTGCGGGCCGATCCTCTCCACCAAGGAGATCATCGAGGACGAGTCCCTGGTCTCCAACGAGATGGTCGTCACCGTCCCGCACCCCGAGCGCGGCGACTTCGTGACCGTCGGCAGCCCGCTGAAGCTGTCCGACTCTCCCGTGGACGTGACCAGTTCACCCCTGCTCGGCGAGCACAACGAAGAGGTCTACGTCGGCGAGCTGGGCCTCGGTGACGAGGAACTGCGGCTGCTCAAGTCGAACGGAGTGATCTGA